The segment GAAGGTGTCGAGGCCGGGCAGGTCGGCGACGGCGGCGCGGACCTCGGAGCGGTCGGCGCTGTGGTCGATGGCCCGGTGGAAGGTCCAGCGGCAGCCGGCGACGGCTTCGGCGACGGCCCGGGTCGCGGCGAGGTCGACCTCGCCGTCGGGGGTGAGGAAGCCGAAGACGAACTCCTCGGCGCCTTCGGCCCGCAGCGCCGCGGCGCGGGCGAGCAGGTCGTCGAGGTCGCCGGGGGTGAAGCCGTCGCGGATGCGGAGCATGACCCGCAGCGGGAGGTCGACGGCGGCGCGGATCGCGGCGAAGTCCCTGGTCGCCGGGGTGAGCCCGTCGGCGGCCATGTCGGTGACCAGTTCGAGGCGGTCGGCGCCGCCCGACTCG is part of the Kitasatospora cineracea genome and harbors:
- a CDS encoding copper homeostasis protein CutC, which codes for MFEVIALTPQDARAAESGGADRLELVTDMAADGLTPATRDFAAIRAAVDLPLRVMLRIRDGFTPGDLDDLLARAAALRAEGAEEFVFGFLTPDGEVDLAATRAVAEAVAGCRWTFHRAIDHSADRSEVRAAVADLPGLDTFLTSGAAAGVDAGREVLLGELAKTGEPGYRPQILVGGGLRADHVPDLLAAGFDAFHIGGAAREGGWAGAVDPAKVAEWRTLIGS